The following are encoded in a window of Mycolicibacterium tusciae JS617 genomic DNA:
- a CDS encoding DUF2631 domain-containing protein, whose translation MATTEVERHTGVDVEDVPSAEWGWSKENHKLIHIGGIIAALFLLAMLHGNHTGHVEDLFLIGFAGLILVLVGRDWWLRRRGWIR comes from the coding sequence GTGGCCACCACTGAGGTCGAGCGTCATACGGGTGTTGACGTCGAGGATGTGCCGTCCGCCGAATGGGGCTGGTCGAAGGAGAACCACAAGCTGATCCACATCGGCGGCATCATCGCGGCGCTCTTTTTGCTCGCCATGTTGCACGGCAACCACACGGGCCACGTCGAGGACTTGTTCCTCATCGGTTTCGCCGGGCTGATCCTCGTGTTGGTCGGTCGCGACTGGTGGCTGCGCCGCCGCGGCTGGATTCGCTAG
- a CDS encoding transposase gives MLVAKGYRPVVRDQQFLVPPDMREWLPADHSVWALIGIVEGLDTSAFHHQRRTGGVGRAGYDPDMLVTLLIWAWSQGVRSSRRIERACADVVSYRVICAGDGPDHVTIARFRAENHAACEQLFTEVLMLAAGLGLGRLETVALDGVKIASNASLSANRTTSGLAKAAAAEAARIAKAAAAAHEATDAAEDEMFGDDNPGSVPAELTDPAVLAKRIAEALARRNAEDTAQGPAADDGAPAAESVELERVAHDRSGRIAQAQARIDAEIAAERAERDALVGKYLARIAAGEKMTGRIPAGAQVAMAERVLAAAVARSQAKHQSWAARGAVGARRPGRSPAPVEQNARVRQARARLERARAAQVAAAQAATNVERTANLTDPQSRIQPLRGGGWLQGYNCQAVTAADGLIVATGVGTSPVDNQYYTDMIDKAIKSADLITGHRRDDTSTTATASSIAMVLADAGYCTNENLTAPGPDRLIATGKARDVHHAATEHPTQGPPPTDADPIAAMAHRLRTPQGIIQYAMRSHIAETPFGHAKHNLGFRRFTGRGLARARSEWTFHAAVHNIGKILNHLASTPLPA, from the coding sequence GTGTTGGTGGCCAAGGGGTATCGACCGGTAGTGCGTGATCAGCAGTTCTTAGTTCCGCCGGATATGCGGGAGTGGCTGCCTGCGGATCATTCGGTGTGGGCGTTGATCGGGATCGTGGAGGGGTTGGACACCTCGGCGTTTCACCACCAGCGACGGACCGGTGGTGTCGGGCGGGCCGGGTATGACCCCGACATGTTGGTGACGCTGCTGATCTGGGCGTGGTCGCAGGGGGTGCGGTCCTCGCGTCGGATCGAGCGGGCGTGTGCTGATGTGGTGTCTTATCGGGTGATCTGTGCTGGTGATGGGCCTGATCACGTCACGATCGCGCGGTTTCGCGCCGAGAACCACGCCGCGTGTGAGCAGTTGTTCACCGAGGTGTTGATGTTGGCTGCCGGGCTGGGGTTGGGCCGGCTGGAGACTGTGGCACTCGACGGAGTCAAGATCGCCTCGAACGCGTCGCTGTCGGCCAACCGCACCACCTCGGGGCTAGCCAAGGCCGCCGCGGCGGAGGCGGCCCGAATCGCCAAGGCTGCGGCGGCCGCACACGAAGCCACTGATGCCGCCGAGGACGAGATGTTTGGCGACGATAACCCGGGGTCGGTACCGGCCGAGTTGACCGATCCGGCGGTGCTGGCTAAACGCATCGCCGAAGCGCTGGCACGGCGCAACGCCGAGGACACCGCCCAGGGGCCCGCCGCCGATGATGGTGCACCGGCTGCGGAATCGGTTGAGCTCGAACGGGTTGCCCACGACCGATCGGGGCGCATCGCCCAAGCCCAGGCCCGCATCGACGCCGAGATCGCCGCCGAACGCGCCGAACGCGACGCCTTGGTGGGCAAGTATCTGGCGCGCATCGCGGCCGGGGAGAAGATGACCGGCCGGATCCCGGCCGGCGCCCAGGTGGCGATGGCCGAGCGGGTGCTGGCCGCGGCGGTGGCCAGGTCGCAGGCCAAACACCAGAGTTGGGCCGCACGCGGCGCGGTCGGCGCCCGACGTCCGGGGCGCTCACCGGCGCCCGTCGAGCAGAACGCCCGGGTCCGTCAGGCGCGAGCGCGACTGGAGCGGGCCCGGGCCGCGCAGGTGGCTGCCGCCCAGGCCGCCACCAACGTCGAACGCACGGCCAATCTCACCGATCCCCAATCACGGATCCAGCCGTTGCGCGGGGGTGGCTGGCTGCAGGGCTACAACTGCCAGGCAGTCACCGCCGCTGACGGGCTGATCGTGGCCACCGGGGTGGGCACCAGCCCGGTGGACAACCAGTACTACACCGACATGATCGACAAGGCCATCAAGTCCGCGGACCTGATCACCGGCCACCGCCGCGATGACACATCAACCACGGCCACCGCCTCCTCGATCGCGATGGTGCTCGCCGACGCCGGCTACTGCACGAACGAGAACCTGACCGCGCCAGGACCAGACCGGCTGATCGCTACCGGCAAGGCCCGCGACGTGCACCACGCGGCCACCGAACATCCCACTCAAGGGCCACCGCCCACCGACGCCGATCCGATCGCGGCGATGGCTCACCGGTTACGCACCCCGCAGGGAATCATTCAGTACGCCATGCGATCTCACATCGCCGAGACACCATTCGGACATGCCAAGCACAACCTCGGATTCCGCCGATTCACCGGCAGAGGCCTGGCCCGAGCACGCAGCGAATGGACATTCCACGCCGCGGTCCACAACATCGGCAAGATCCTCAACCACCTCGCCAGCACACCACTGCCCGCCTGA
- a CDS encoding WS/DGAT/MGAT family O-acyltransferase has product MKRLNGVDALMLYSETPEIHMHTLKIGVLDVSGVDGFSFEMFARVAYPRLMALAPLRYQLVDIPMKLHHPMWVENDDIDLDYHLHQVRVPAPGGRRELDALIGEIASTPLDRGHPLWEMYLAEGLADDRVAIIHKVHHVLADGVASANQMAKAMEPHEPVDVPPKTLPVSSRSRSSLLKGAGADHVGLIRKLPRLVSETATGVSRVRRRSKERGEHPDLARNFSPPPSFLNHVVTPTRRFATAPLALSDVKETGKHLGVTLNDVILATVAGALRRLQLRYEGKAESPLLAGVPVSTNPSRERLAGNEFTYITPSLPVHIDDPLEWVKLTALSTGIAKENHQLLGPAVLPAWMSYLPPAMAPGIFRRQARRVESASVFNLTVSNVPGPRDRGFIEGGMVTEIYSVGPVVAGSGMNITVWSYVDQLAISVLTDDVTLADPHEATDAMIDAFVEIREAAGLSGELTTVGAAMPIAAAATAAGL; this is encoded by the coding sequence GTGAAACGACTCAACGGCGTCGACGCCTTGATGCTTTACAGCGAGACGCCCGAGATCCACATGCACACGCTGAAGATCGGCGTGCTCGACGTGTCGGGTGTCGACGGCTTCAGCTTCGAGATGTTCGCGCGGGTGGCGTATCCGCGATTGATGGCACTCGCACCGTTGCGCTACCAACTCGTCGACATCCCGATGAAGTTGCACCACCCGATGTGGGTGGAGAACGACGACATCGATCTGGACTACCACCTGCACCAGGTGCGGGTGCCTGCGCCCGGCGGCCGCCGGGAACTCGACGCCCTGATCGGTGAGATTGCCAGCACACCGCTGGACCGCGGCCATCCGCTTTGGGAGATGTATCTGGCCGAAGGACTGGCCGACGACCGCGTCGCGATCATTCACAAGGTTCACCACGTCCTCGCCGACGGCGTTGCGTCGGCGAATCAGATGGCGAAGGCGATGGAACCGCACGAACCCGTGGACGTCCCGCCTAAAACCCTGCCCGTGTCGTCGCGCAGTCGCTCGAGCCTGCTCAAGGGCGCGGGAGCCGATCACGTGGGCTTGATTCGGAAGCTGCCGCGGCTGGTGAGCGAGACCGCCACGGGGGTTTCGCGGGTTCGTCGGCGGTCCAAGGAACGCGGGGAGCATCCGGATCTGGCCCGCAACTTCTCGCCACCGCCATCCTTTCTCAATCACGTGGTGACACCGACACGGCGGTTCGCAACGGCGCCGCTGGCGTTGTCCGATGTGAAGGAGACCGGCAAGCACCTGGGCGTGACGCTGAATGACGTCATATTGGCGACGGTCGCAGGCGCGCTGCGCCGCCTGCAACTGCGATACGAAGGGAAGGCTGAATCGCCTTTGCTCGCCGGTGTACCAGTGAGCACCAACCCTTCTCGAGAGCGACTGGCGGGCAACGAATTCACCTACATCACGCCGTCCCTGCCGGTGCACATCGACGATCCGCTGGAGTGGGTGAAGCTGACCGCGTTGTCCACGGGCATCGCCAAGGAGAATCACCAACTGCTCGGGCCCGCGGTCCTGCCGGCGTGGATGTCCTACCTCCCGCCGGCCATGGCGCCGGGGATATTTCGCCGCCAGGCCAGGCGAGTCGAGTCGGCAAGCGTGTTCAACCTGACGGTGTCGAACGTGCCCGGGCCCCGCGATCGCGGCTTCATCGAAGGCGGCATGGTCACCGAGATCTACTCGGTCGGACCGGTGGTCGCAGGCAGCGGGATGAATATCACGGTCTGGAGCTATGTCGACCAGCTCGCGATCTCCGTACTGACCGACGACGTCACCCTCGCGGACCCTCACGAGGCAACCGACGCGATGATCGACGCGTTCGTGGAGATTCGCGAGGCGGCAGGCTTATCGGGCGAGCTGACGACCGTTGGCGCCGCGATGCCAATCGCCGCGGCGGCGACGGCGGCGGGTTTGTGA
- a CDS encoding DUF427 domain-containing protein: MSLVTGRGPLSTDPAGWFSPPLTTGTVFVEPHPRRVQAFRNGHAVIDTERALLVHRPDRPLSYAFPVDDIGDLPREPVAEAPGFVHVPWDAVEAWLEEGRRLVHYPPNPYHRVDCRPTDRRLHVALRDEILVDTTDTVIVFETALEPRLYVAPAQVRTDLLQRSESSSYCNYKGYATYWSAVVEGDVVDDVAWSYEKPLPETLPIKGYFSFDADKVNVVAELPRP; this comes from the coding sequence ATGAGTCTCGTCACCGGGCGCGGTCCGCTGAGCACGGATCCTGCCGGATGGTTCTCGCCGCCATTGACCACTGGCACCGTCTTCGTCGAACCTCACCCGCGACGAGTACAGGCATTTCGAAACGGTCACGCGGTAATCGACACGGAGCGGGCTTTGTTGGTGCACCGGCCCGACCGACCCTTGAGCTACGCATTCCCGGTTGACGACATCGGGGATCTTCCGCGTGAGCCGGTTGCCGAGGCGCCGGGCTTCGTCCACGTGCCGTGGGATGCGGTCGAGGCGTGGCTGGAGGAAGGTCGCCGCCTCGTGCACTACCCGCCGAATCCCTATCACCGCGTCGACTGCCGGCCGACCGACCGCAGACTGCACGTTGCGCTGCGCGATGAGATCCTGGTCGACACCACAGACACCGTGATCGTCTTCGAAACTGCGCTTGAACCGCGTCTCTACGTGGCGCCCGCGCAGGTGCGCACCGACCTGCTTCAGCGCTCGGAGTCCAGCAGCTACTGCAACTACAAGGGCTACGCCACGTATTGGTCGGCGGTTGTCGAGGGCGATGTTGTCGACGACGTCGCCTGGAGCTACGAGAAGCCGCTGCCCGAAACCCTACCCATCAAAGGATATTTCAGCTTCGACGCCGACAAGGTGAATGTAGTGGCCGAACTGCCTCGACCTTGA
- a CDS encoding acyl-CoA dehydrogenase, producing the protein MGHYIANVRDIEFNLFEVLRLGEVLDSGGYGDLDADTVRTMLDEVARLAEGPIAASFADADRHPPVFDPESHSISVSAELAKTVQTIKTADWWRIGIAEEIGGIAAPAPLTWGVLEMLFCANSSAAFLWALGPAMANALYVEGNEQQKQWAAKALERGWSATMVLTEPDAGSDVGAARAKAIGQPDGTWHIEGVKRFISGGDVADTAENIFHLVLARPEGAGPGTKGLSLFFVPNYLFDPETLELGSRNGVFATGLEHKMGLKSSPTCELSFGVHGLPAVGYLVGDVHNGIAQMFTVIENARMTIGVKAAGTLSTGYLNALAYAKERVQGADMTQMTDKNAPRVTILHHPDVRRSLMTQKAYAEGLRALYMYAAAHQNNDVAEHVSGADPAMAHRVDDLLLPIVKGVGSERAYEFLTESLQTLGGSGFLQDYPIEQYVRDAKIDSLYEGTTAIQALDFIFRKIFRDNGGALSHVTSQITKTIESCDVTLTTPAQSLQAALEDVAAMATTLTGYLLAASEEPTAIYKIGLASVRFLLAVGDLLIGWRLLVAADVAQSALASGQQNEEAFYQGKIATAAFFAANMLPNIRAVRRIIESIDDDIMRMSEAAF; encoded by the coding sequence GTGGGGCACTACATCGCAAATGTTCGTGACATCGAGTTCAACCTCTTCGAGGTGCTGCGCCTCGGCGAGGTGCTGGACTCGGGCGGTTACGGGGATCTCGACGCCGATACCGTGCGCACGATGCTCGACGAGGTCGCCAGGCTGGCCGAGGGGCCGATCGCCGCATCGTTCGCCGACGCAGACCGTCATCCGCCGGTGTTCGACCCCGAGAGCCACTCCATCAGCGTGTCGGCCGAATTGGCGAAAACCGTGCAGACCATCAAGACAGCGGACTGGTGGCGGATCGGCATTGCCGAGGAGATCGGCGGCATCGCCGCGCCCGCTCCATTGACATGGGGTGTCCTGGAGATGCTGTTTTGCGCCAATTCGTCGGCGGCCTTCCTGTGGGCGCTCGGTCCGGCGATGGCCAACGCGCTGTACGTAGAGGGCAACGAGCAGCAAAAGCAATGGGCGGCAAAGGCTCTGGAACGCGGCTGGTCGGCCACCATGGTTTTGACCGAACCTGATGCCGGCTCCGATGTCGGTGCGGCACGCGCGAAGGCGATCGGACAGCCGGACGGCACCTGGCATATCGAAGGAGTGAAACGGTTCATTTCCGGCGGCGACGTCGCCGACACCGCCGAGAACATCTTCCACCTGGTGCTTGCGCGTCCCGAGGGCGCCGGTCCCGGCACCAAGGGCCTGTCCCTGTTCTTCGTGCCGAATTACCTCTTCGACCCTGAAACGCTCGAACTCGGCTCTCGCAATGGCGTTTTCGCGACCGGTCTCGAGCACAAGATGGGCTTGAAGTCGTCGCCGACGTGCGAGCTGAGCTTCGGAGTGCACGGTTTGCCCGCGGTCGGATATCTCGTCGGCGACGTCCACAACGGCATCGCGCAGATGTTCACCGTCATCGAGAATGCCCGAATGACCATCGGGGTCAAGGCGGCAGGCACCCTGTCGACCGGATACCTCAACGCGCTCGCGTACGCCAAGGAGCGCGTGCAAGGCGCCGACATGACCCAGATGACCGACAAGAACGCGCCGCGGGTGACGATCTTGCATCATCCCGACGTGCGCCGCAGCCTGATGACTCAGAAGGCCTATGCCGAAGGTCTTCGCGCGCTCTACATGTATGCCGCGGCGCACCAGAATAACGATGTGGCCGAACACGTTTCGGGCGCCGACCCGGCGATGGCCCACCGCGTCGATGACCTGCTGCTACCCATTGTCAAGGGAGTCGGCTCCGAGCGAGCCTATGAGTTTCTGACCGAGTCCCTCCAGACGCTCGGCGGTTCGGGGTTCCTGCAGGACTATCCGATCGAGCAGTACGTCCGCGACGCCAAGATCGATTCGCTCTACGAAGGCACCACCGCGATCCAGGCACTGGATTTCATCTTCCGCAAGATCTTCCGCGACAACGGCGGAGCGTTGAGCCATGTGACTTCGCAGATCACCAAGACGATCGAGAGTTGTGACGTGACCCTGACGACGCCCGCGCAGTCGCTGCAGGCCGCTCTGGAGGACGTCGCGGCGATGGCGACCACGCTGACCGGATACCTGCTGGCGGCATCCGAGGAGCCGACGGCGATCTACAAGATCGGGCTCGCGTCGGTGCGCTTCCTTCTGGCCGTCGGGGATCTGCTGATCGGGTGGCGCCTGCTGGTGGCCGCCGACGTGGCACAGTCCGCGCTCGCCTCAGGACAGCAAAACGAAGAGGCCTTCTATCAGGGCAAGATCGCGACGGCAGCCTTTTTCGCCGCGAACATGCTGCCCAACATCAGGGCAGTACGCCGCATAATCGAGAGCATCGACGACGACATCATGCGCATGTCCGAGGCGGCCTTCTAG
- a CDS encoding TetR/AcrR family transcriptional regulator yields the protein MSDQPEAAGNRLERRKQRTRAALIKAAQTFIAAGKVNVPVLEITQAADVGMGSFYNHFDSKEQLFEAAIAEVLDTHGKLLDQLTSSIEDPAETFARSYRLTGRLFRSRPEESQILLANGMRLLASEEGLAPRALRDIQEANRAGRFTVEDPELAVAMAGGALLGLGNLLRNQPDRDGAKAADAVTEDLLRLFGLPADEARDVCSRPLPDLDGLAETEDMQAISRKTPA from the coding sequence GTGAGCGATCAACCGGAGGCGGCGGGAAACCGCCTGGAGCGCCGTAAACAGCGCACACGCGCCGCATTGATCAAGGCGGCACAGACCTTCATCGCCGCGGGCAAGGTCAACGTGCCCGTCCTGGAGATCACGCAGGCAGCCGATGTGGGAATGGGTTCCTTCTACAACCACTTCGATAGCAAGGAGCAGCTGTTCGAGGCTGCGATCGCCGAGGTGCTCGACACCCATGGCAAGCTCCTCGACCAGCTCACGTCATCGATCGAGGACCCCGCCGAAACCTTTGCCCGCAGCTACCGGCTGACCGGGCGGTTGTTTCGCAGTCGCCCGGAAGAGAGCCAGATCCTGCTGGCGAACGGAATGAGGCTGTTGGCATCCGAAGAGGGATTGGCGCCACGCGCCCTGCGGGATATCCAAGAGGCCAACCGGGCGGGCCGGTTCACCGTCGAAGATCCCGAACTCGCCGTGGCCATGGCGGGCGGCGCGCTTCTCGGACTGGGGAACCTGTTGCGCAACCAACCCGACCGCGACGGCGCCAAGGCCGCGGACGCCGTGACAGAAGACCTTTTGCGGTTGTTCGGTCTGCCCGCCGACGAGGCGCGTGACGTCTGCAGTCGCCCGTTACCTGATTTGGATGGTCTCGCCGAAACTGAAGATATGCAGGCTATTTCGCGTAAAACACCTGCATAA
- a CDS encoding VOC family protein has protein sequence MSEALGTHSDLHSEQGARAGEHPGRSRNPVIKVADIAWLEFEKPDLERTEAFAQAFGFTTAMRTFDEVQLRGTDPGAPCVLVRRGARSRFVGTAFAAQDEVDVLRLADATGTCVQALPESIGGVSTELVDPSGLPVKVVAGMHPMAALPRQEAHVFNFGDRLARANATQRPARGPARVQRLGHVVVSSTKYTEALNWYLDKLGMIVSDFLYYPDQRDRGPVMSFMRCDRGAAPTDHHTLAMTLGPVNRYVHSAYQVCDLDALAAGGEYLRERGYFRSWGIGRHIQGSQLFDYWRDPDGFLVEHFADGDMFDNTLEPGWAPFTASGLSQWGPTVTKDFLGINPKALPHEALSIVTGLRAKNEFSLTRLRGLLKVASS, from the coding sequence ATGAGCGAAGCCCTCGGGACCCACAGTGACCTGCACAGTGAGCAAGGCGCCCGGGCGGGCGAGCACCCAGGGCGATCACGCAATCCGGTGATCAAGGTCGCCGACATCGCGTGGCTCGAGTTCGAGAAACCCGACCTCGAACGCACGGAAGCTTTCGCCCAGGCGTTCGGCTTCACCACTGCGATGCGCACCTTCGACGAGGTCCAGTTACGCGGCACCGATCCCGGGGCGCCATGCGTGCTCGTGCGCCGGGGTGCTCGCTCACGTTTCGTCGGAACGGCGTTCGCGGCACAGGACGAGGTGGACGTACTACGCCTCGCCGACGCAACAGGCACGTGCGTGCAGGCACTCCCGGAATCCATCGGCGGTGTGTCAACCGAGTTGGTCGACCCCAGCGGACTTCCGGTCAAGGTGGTCGCGGGCATGCACCCCATGGCCGCCCTGCCGCGCCAGGAGGCGCATGTCTTCAACTTCGGCGACCGACTTGCGCGTGCCAATGCCACCCAACGCCCGGCCCGCGGTCCGGCCAGGGTTCAGCGACTCGGACACGTCGTCGTCTCGTCCACCAAGTACACCGAGGCGCTGAATTGGTACCTCGACAAGCTCGGCATGATCGTCAGCGACTTCCTCTATTACCCCGATCAGCGTGACCGCGGCCCGGTCATGAGTTTCATGCGTTGCGACCGGGGAGCGGCCCCCACGGATCATCACACCCTCGCGATGACCCTAGGGCCGGTCAACCGCTACGTGCACTCGGCGTACCAGGTATGCGACCTCGACGCACTGGCCGCCGGCGGCGAATACCTGCGCGAGCGTGGCTATTTCCGGTCATGGGGCATCGGCCGGCACATCCAGGGCAGCCAGCTGTTCGACTACTGGCGCGACCCCGACGGCTTCCTCGTCGAACACTTCGCCGACGGCGACATGTTCGACAACACGCTCGAGCCGGGCTGGGCCCCGTTTACGGCGTCGGGCCTGTCCCAGTGGGGTCCAACCGTGACCAAGGACTTCCTCGGCATCAACCCCAAAGCGCTTCCCCACGAAGCACTCTCGATAGTCACCGGGCTCCGCGCCAAGAACGAATTCTCCCTCACCCGCCTTCGCGGCCTGCTGAAAGTAGCCAGCTCGTGA
- a CDS encoding fumarylacetoacetate hydrolase family protein yields the protein MTTSILRTAGAWWVKTPTGAAKIATSATATGDVITDREAIEWATYSTDTVPVESLTLLSPVTRPCRVVAQMTNYASHVKDAGMDPASIPLTFFRKSSASISGPFDDIVKPGHVKLLDYEVEIGLVIGQDIPVGTKISESALSDYIAGLVVTNDVSARDIQLPQTQFYEGKSYPTFTPVGPALVLLDADELKRFTDLRLQLRVNGEIRQDMVVGDDMLYRPVQALESLARFQDLAPGDLVMTGTPVGTALSAPPKPIEILGSLLPPAVKWKAFFKHQAKNTKYLQDGDTVELRVATDDGVIDLGVQRTTVRYA from the coding sequence GTGACCACATCCATTCTCCGCACCGCAGGCGCGTGGTGGGTCAAGACCCCCACCGGTGCAGCGAAAATCGCCACTTCTGCAACCGCCACCGGCGACGTGATCACCGACCGCGAAGCCATCGAATGGGCCACTTACAGCACCGACACCGTCCCGGTTGAATCGTTGACGCTGCTCTCCCCCGTGACGCGACCCTGCCGCGTCGTGGCACAGATGACGAACTACGCGTCGCATGTCAAGGACGCCGGCATGGATCCCGCATCGATTCCGTTGACCTTCTTCCGCAAGTCGTCGGCATCGATCAGCGGCCCCTTCGACGACATCGTCAAGCCTGGCCACGTGAAATTGCTGGACTACGAGGTTGAAATCGGCCTGGTTATCGGGCAGGACATCCCCGTCGGCACCAAGATCTCGGAATCGGCGCTGTCTGACTACATCGCGGGACTTGTTGTCACCAACGATGTCTCGGCCCGCGACATTCAGCTGCCCCAGACCCAGTTCTACGAGGGCAAGTCCTATCCGACGTTCACTCCGGTCGGGCCGGCACTGGTGCTGCTCGATGCCGACGAATTGAAGCGCTTCACCGATCTGCGCCTGCAGCTACGCGTCAACGGCGAGATTCGTCAGGACATGGTCGTCGGCGATGACATGCTCTACCGGCCGGTGCAGGCGCTGGAATCGCTGGCCCGATTCCAGGATCTGGCCCCGGGCGATCTGGTGATGACCGGTACGCCGGTCGGGACCGCGTTGAGCGCACCGCCGAAGCCGATCGAGATCCTCGGATCGCTGCTTCCGCCTGCGGTCAAGTGGAAGGCGTTCTTCAAGCACCAAGCCAAGAACACGAAGTACCTCCAGGACGGCGACACGGTGGAACTACGTGTCGCTACCGACGACGGCGTCATCGACCTCGGTGTGCAGCGCACCACCGTGAGGTACGCGTGA
- a CDS encoding bifunctional 3-(3-hydroxy-phenyl)propionate/3-hydroxycinnamic acid hydroxylase encodes MTLTSSHPVVIVGAGPTGVTAATLLAQYGIDALVLDRWADVYVQPRAVHLDDEVYRVLARLGIAEKFAAISRPAEGLRLLDPAMRVLAEWQRETTLSVNGFPQANMFDQPALEALLRANLKRHPNVELRGGVEVTGVAERSDGRIRVTYLDRTDDSAHSVDTNYVLGCDGANSIVRTHIGSAMRDMGFEQRWLVIDVATGAELNQWEGVHQVCDPVRAGTYMRIGPTRYRWEFRLLQGETADDFRTLEALKPLMSPWISRARDDELELIRVTEYTFRARIADRWRRGNIFLLGDAAHLTPPFIGQGLGAGVRDAVNLAWKLAGVVTGDLPGAALDTYEQERISHARHMIRLALGVGWAMTAGGEFGNLMRRVVITRMRFIPGLRNKLTEGRTPALRGSAFVGTSRSSRPLAGTLCPNPVLSEGRRLDGVLGNGFALITSVAPTAAQRAALGHRGVAVQIATPDSELAEWLRSGRAVAAVVRPDRAVMCAGHDLQRLCEMVPTFRCDGNIRSNVQNITAPLRSTHSLDH; translated from the coding sequence GTGACGCTGACGTCCTCGCACCCCGTCGTCATAGTGGGTGCGGGTCCAACCGGCGTCACTGCCGCAACTTTGTTGGCACAGTATGGAATAGACGCGCTGGTCCTGGATCGGTGGGCCGACGTCTACGTACAGCCACGCGCCGTCCATCTGGATGACGAGGTCTACCGCGTCCTGGCGCGTCTCGGCATCGCCGAAAAGTTCGCCGCGATATCGCGACCCGCAGAAGGTCTGCGGCTCCTCGATCCCGCGATGCGTGTCCTTGCCGAGTGGCAACGCGAAACCACGCTGTCCGTCAACGGATTCCCCCAGGCGAACATGTTCGACCAACCGGCCCTCGAAGCGCTGCTGCGAGCCAATCTCAAGCGTCACCCCAACGTCGAGTTGCGGGGCGGCGTGGAGGTAACCGGTGTCGCCGAGCGAAGCGACGGCCGCATCCGGGTCACCTATCTCGACCGCACCGACGATTCCGCCCACTCGGTGGACACCAACTACGTGTTGGGCTGCGACGGCGCAAACAGCATTGTGCGCACACACATCGGATCCGCCATGCGCGATATGGGGTTCGAGCAGCGCTGGCTCGTCATCGACGTGGCCACCGGCGCCGAGCTCAACCAGTGGGAAGGCGTACATCAGGTCTGCGATCCCGTCCGGGCGGGCACCTATATGCGGATCGGGCCGACGCGCTACCGCTGGGAGTTCCGGCTGCTGCAGGGCGAGACCGCCGACGACTTCCGCACCCTTGAGGCACTCAAGCCACTGATGTCTCCGTGGATCTCGCGTGCCCGCGACGACGAGCTCGAGTTGATACGCGTGACCGAGTACACCTTTCGCGCCCGGATCGCCGACCGATGGCGACGCGGGAACATCTTCCTGCTCGGCGACGCCGCACACCTTACTCCCCCGTTCATCGGGCAGGGCCTGGGCGCGGGTGTGCGCGACGCGGTGAACCTGGCGTGGAAACTTGCAGGCGTCGTGACGGGCGATCTTCCCGGCGCCGCGCTCGACACCTATGAGCAGGAACGCATATCCCACGCCCGGCATATGATCCGGCTCGCACTCGGTGTCGGGTGGGCCATGACCGCCGGCGGCGAATTCGGCAATCTCATGCGGCGGGTGGTCATCACGCGCATGAGGTTCATCCCCGGACTGCGAAACAAGCTCACCGAAGGTCGCACACCCGCGTTGCGCGGCTCGGCATTCGTCGGAACATCGCGTAGTTCGCGCCCACTGGCCGGAACGCTGTGCCCCAATCCGGTGCTTTCCGAAGGGCGCAGGCTCGACGGCGTCCTCGGCAATGGCTTCGCACTCATCACGAGCGTGGCGCCTACCGCGGCGCAGCGCGCGGCGCTCGGCCATCGTGGCGTCGCTGTTCAAATCGCCACGCCGGACTCCGAACTCGCCGAGTGGCTTCGAAGCGGCCGCGCTGTGGCGGCGGTAGTCCGTCCGGATCGCGCAGTCATGTGCGCTGGCCACGATCTGCAGAGGCTCTGCGAAATGGTCCCGACCTTCAGGTGCGACGGAAACATCCGATCGAACGTCCAGAACATCACCGCGCCCCTGCGCTCAACTCACAGCCTTGATCACTGA